In one Agrobacterium tumefaciens genomic region, the following are encoded:
- a CDS encoding response regulator transcription factor encodes MRERKIDWRQSQENFVDHPYLQSTLREMHAVLQSRRLWLTFLAILAIFILTGPFGTSETMSFADRLLYWTIVQTGAWAIAIAFSIIANAVLAGSIESMLTRMMIGSLLSSLPIGLLLALTNHAFYDGNIGFLPIMRGSLTALPLCAIFCLLSYLTARQAVEAAKDMEEDEDRGIKNTAPLLERLSPQKRGELLRLSVQDHYTEIVTTRGRQLVLLRFADALREIGDTQGLQVHRSHWVADAGVVSLLRKTGRLYVVMHDGTEIPVSRSYSAAVQARFAALVPAR; translated from the coding sequence ATGCGCGAAAGAAAAATCGATTGGCGTCAATCGCAGGAAAACTTCGTGGATCACCCGTATCTGCAATCCACGCTTCGTGAAATGCACGCCGTCCTGCAATCCCGCAGGCTGTGGCTGACATTTCTTGCCATATTGGCGATCTTCATTCTGACCGGACCTTTCGGGACCAGCGAAACCATGAGCTTCGCCGACCGGCTGCTTTACTGGACGATCGTTCAAACCGGCGCCTGGGCAATCGCCATAGCCTTTTCCATCATCGCCAATGCCGTCCTCGCGGGGAGTATCGAGAGTATGCTGACGCGAATGATGATCGGCTCGCTGCTCTCATCCCTGCCGATCGGATTGTTGCTCGCCCTTACGAACCATGCCTTTTACGACGGGAACATCGGCTTCCTCCCCATAATGAGAGGCAGCCTCACCGCCTTGCCGCTCTGCGCGATCTTTTGCCTGCTGAGCTACCTCACTGCGCGTCAGGCTGTCGAAGCGGCAAAGGACATGGAGGAGGATGAAGACCGCGGCATAAAAAACACCGCACCGCTGCTGGAGCGGCTGTCGCCGCAAAAGCGTGGTGAATTGTTACGCCTTTCCGTGCAGGATCATTATACCGAAATCGTCACCACGCGCGGACGCCAGCTCGTTCTGTTACGCTTTGCCGATGCACTGCGGGAAATCGGCGATACGCAGGGCTTGCAGGTGCACCGTTCCCATTGGGTGGCCGATGCCGGTGTGGTCTCGCTGCTGAGAAAGACGGGACGTCTTTATGTAGTGATGCATGACGGTACGGAAATTCCCGTCAGCCGCTCTTACAGTGCAGCGGTACAGGCCCGTTTTGCCGCCCTTGTCCCTGCCCGTTAA
- the carB gene encoding carbamoyl-phosphate synthase large subunit — MPKRQDIKSILIIGAGPIVIGQACEFDYSGTQACKALKEEGYRVILVNSNPATIMTDPGLADATYVEPITPEVVAKIIAKERPDALLPTMGGQTALNTALSLKRMGVLDRYNVEMIGAKPEAIDMAEDRALFREAMARIGLETPKSMLANATEIKDADRKKHEAARTELKGKLSGPDLDKALDDLENQWNLGETDRKQRYMAHAMAIAAQAIDHVGLPAIIRPSFTLGGTGGGIAYNRSEFFDIVSGGLDASPTTEVLVEESVLGWKEYEMEVVRDKADNCIIICSIENIDPMGVHTGDSITVAPALTLTDKEYQIMRNASIAVLREIGVETGGSNVQFAVNPKDGRLVVIEMNPRVSRSSALASKATGFPIAKIAAKLAIGYTLDELENDITGGATPASFEPSIDYVVTKIPRFAFEKFPGASPILTTAMKSVGEVMAIGRTFAESLQKALRGMETGLTGLDEIEIPGFEEGEGSKNAIRAAIGTPTPDRLRMVAQALRMGMTEEEVHENSKIDPWFIAQFKAIVDTEARIREHGLPQDAENLRMLKAMGFSDARLASLTSKRPKEVAELRNSLNVRPVFKRIDTCAAEFASPTAYMYSTYEIPFVGAARSEAQVSDRKKVVILGGGPNRIGQGIEFDYCCCHAAFALKDAGFEAIMINCNPETVSTDYDTSDRLYFEPLTAEDVIEIMRAEQEKGELVGVIVQFGGQTPLKLAEALEKNGIPILGTAPDMIDLAEDRDRFQKLLMKLDLAQPNNGIAYSVEQARLVASEIGFPLVVRPSYVLGGRAMQIIHSEGQLQTYLLDTVPGLVPEDIKQRYPNDKTGQINTLLGKNPLLFDSYLTNAVEVDVDALCDGENVFVSGIMEHIEEAGIHSGDSACSLPSRSLSKETLDELERQTTALAKALNVGGLMNVQYAIKDGTIYVLEVNPRASRTVPFVAKTIGAPIAKIAARVMAGEKLEPAIAAYGQKPDPRNLKHIAVKEAVFPFARFPGVDILLGPEMRSTGEVIGLDTDFALAFAKSQLGAGVDLPRSGTVFVSVRDDDKEGVLPAIRILVESGFKVLATGGTQRFLAEQGVNAEKINKVQEGRPHIEDAIRNRQVQLVINTTDSNKAISDSKSLRRATLMQKVPYYTTMAGAEAAALAIQALKAGNLEVKPLQNYFQ; from the coding sequence ATGCCGAAGCGCCAAGATATCAAGTCCATCCTCATCATCGGCGCGGGACCGATCGTCATCGGTCAGGCATGTGAATTCGACTATTCCGGCACACAGGCCTGCAAGGCGCTGAAGGAAGAGGGTTACCGGGTCATTCTGGTCAACTCCAACCCGGCGACGATCATGACCGATCCGGGCCTTGCCGACGCAACCTATGTCGAGCCGATCACGCCTGAAGTCGTGGCCAAGATCATCGCCAAGGAACGTCCGGACGCGCTGCTGCCGACCATGGGCGGCCAGACCGCGCTCAACACCGCGCTGTCTCTCAAGCGCATGGGCGTTCTCGACCGCTACAACGTGGAAATGATCGGTGCAAAGCCGGAAGCCATCGATATGGCTGAAGACCGCGCCCTCTTCCGCGAAGCCATGGCGCGCATCGGCCTCGAAACGCCGAAGTCCATGCTGGCCAACGCCACCGAGATCAAGGACGCAGACCGCAAGAAGCACGAAGCCGCCCGCACCGAGCTGAAGGGCAAGCTTTCCGGCCCCGATCTCGACAAGGCGCTGGACGATTTGGAAAACCAGTGGAACCTTGGCGAGACCGACCGCAAGCAGCGTTACATGGCCCATGCCATGGCCATTGCCGCCCAGGCCATCGACCATGTCGGCCTGCCGGCCATCATCCGTCCGTCCTTCACGCTTGGCGGCACCGGCGGCGGCATTGCCTATAACCGCTCGGAATTCTTCGACATCGTCTCCGGCGGCCTCGACGCGTCGCCGACCACCGAAGTGCTGGTCGAAGAGTCTGTTCTCGGCTGGAAGGAATATGAGATGGAAGTCGTCCGCGACAAGGCGGACAATTGCATCATCATCTGCTCCATCGAAAACATCGATCCGATGGGCGTCCACACGGGTGACTCGATCACCGTTGCACCGGCGCTGACGCTGACCGACAAGGAATACCAGATCATGCGCAACGCTTCGATTGCGGTGCTGCGCGAGATCGGCGTCGAAACCGGCGGCTCGAACGTGCAGTTCGCCGTCAACCCGAAGGACGGCCGCCTCGTCGTCATCGAAATGAACCCGCGCGTCTCGCGCTCGTCCGCCCTGGCATCGAAGGCGACCGGCTTCCCCATCGCCAAGATCGCCGCCAAGCTCGCCATCGGTTATACGCTCGACGAGCTGGAAAACGACATTACCGGCGGCGCGACGCCCGCTTCGTTCGAGCCTTCCATCGACTACGTCGTCACCAAGATCCCGCGTTTTGCCTTTGAGAAGTTCCCGGGCGCTTCGCCGATCCTCACCACCGCCATGAAGTCGGTCGGTGAAGTCATGGCCATCGGCCGCACCTTCGCGGAATCGCTGCAGAAGGCGCTGCGCGGCATGGAAACCGGCCTCACGGGTCTCGATGAAATCGAAATCCCGGGTTTTGAGGAAGGCGAAGGCTCCAAGAACGCCATCCGCGCCGCCATCGGCACGCCGACGCCGGACCGCCTGCGCATGGTCGCACAGGCGCTGCGCATGGGCATGACGGAAGAGGAAGTTCACGAGAACTCGAAGATCGATCCCTGGTTCATCGCCCAGTTCAAGGCCATCGTTGATACGGAAGCCCGCATCCGCGAGCACGGCCTGCCGCAGGATGCTGAGAACCTGCGCATGCTGAAGGCCATGGGCTTCTCCGACGCCCGCCTCGCCAGCCTGACATCCAAGCGCCCGAAGGAAGTGGCCGAACTGCGCAACAGCCTGAACGTCCGCCCGGTCTTCAAGCGCATCGACACCTGCGCGGCCGAATTCGCTTCGCCGACCGCTTACATGTATTCGACCTACGAAATCCCCTTCGTCGGCGCTGCCCGCTCGGAAGCGCAGGTTTCGGATCGCAAAAAGGTCGTCATCCTCGGCGGTGGCCCGAACCGTATCGGCCAGGGCATCGAGTTCGATTATTGCTGCTGCCACGCCGCCTTCGCGCTGAAGGATGCCGGCTTCGAAGCGATCATGATCAACTGCAACCCGGAAACGGTTTCCACCGACTACGACACCTCCGACCGCCTCTATTTCGAACCGCTGACGGCCGAAGACGTGATCGAGATCATGCGCGCCGAACAGGAAAAGGGCGAACTGGTTGGTGTCATCGTGCAGTTCGGCGGCCAGACCCCGCTGAAGCTCGCCGAAGCGCTGGAAAAGAACGGTATCCCGATCCTCGGCACCGCGCCTGACATGATCGACCTTGCCGAAGACCGCGACCGCTTCCAGAAGCTGCTGATGAAGCTGGACCTCGCCCAACCGAACAACGGCATTGCCTATTCGGTCGAGCAGGCCCGCCTCGTCGCCTCCGAAATCGGCTTCCCGCTGGTCGTTCGCCCGTCTTACGTTCTGGGTGGCCGCGCCATGCAGATCATCCATTCGGAAGGCCAGCTCCAGACCTATCTGCTCGACACGGTTCCGGGCCTGGTGCCCGAGGACATCAAGCAGCGCTACCCGAACGACAAGACCGGCCAGATCAACACCCTGCTCGGCAAGAACCCGCTGCTGTTCGACAGCTACCTGACCAACGCCGTCGAAGTGGACGTCGATGCGCTGTGCGATGGCGAAAACGTCTTCGTTTCCGGCATCATGGAACACATCGAAGAAGCCGGTATCCATTCGGGCGACTCGGCCTGCTCGCTGCCGTCGCGGTCGCTGAGCAAGGAAACGCTCGACGAGTTGGAACGCCAGACGACCGCGCTTGCCAAGGCGCTCAATGTCGGCGGCCTGATGAACGTTCAATACGCCATCAAGGACGGCACGATCTACGTTCTCGAAGTCAACCCGCGTGCCTCGCGCACCGTGCCTTTCGTGGCGAAGACCATCGGCGCGCCGATTGCCAAGATCGCCGCCCGCGTCATGGCCGGCGAGAAGCTGGAGCCGGCGATTGCCGCCTATGGCCAGAAGCCCGATCCGCGCAACCTGAAGCACATCGCCGTCAAGGAGGCGGTCTTCCCCTTCGCCCGCTTCCCCGGCGTCGACATTCTGCTTGGGCCGGAAATGCGCTCGACCGGCGAAGTCATCGGCCTCGACACGGATTTTGCGCTGGCCTTCGCCAAGAGCCAGCTCGGCGCCGGCGTCGACCTGCCGCGCTCCGGCACGGTCTTCGTCTCGGTACGTGACGACGACAAGGAAGGCGTTCTGCCGGCCATCCGCATTCTGGTGGAGAGCGGTTTCAAGGTGCTGGCAACCGGCGGCACCCAGCGTTTCCTTGCCGAGCAGGGCGTCAATGCTGAAAAGATCAACAAGGTGCAGGAAGGCCGCCCGCATATCGAAGACGCCATCCGCAACCG
- a CDS encoding HAMP domain-containing protein has protein sequence MTRILFAASSLVVAAFAGFSFYIDSLQHRVTTEAVAENIDSSGKQAAQSIANWLNGRIMLTDTVAKTLAKLSDDDAKVQFLQNDVLTAQFMSTYFGNAETGSFTTFPKLPLPEGYDPRKRPWYLDAVKAGKPVLTEPYSDASTGGLIITAAIPVSIDGKLAGVTGSDFSLESLVNMIKSVDAGTDGYAFLVSKEGKILIHPDPKFVDKPITDLFKVDTPAISSAISQTEIDGKGKITSFIPVAGLPSVDWYLGFVVDSDVAYSAIGQFRLAATIATILAAAIMIGLLATVLSRFIVRPVTQMTAAMEGLAAGNLNVTIPGQERTDQIGSMAAAVAVFRSNATERLRLEGDAEQNRTLSEQERNDRERLAAKDAADIQFAVDSLAKGLAHLSNGDLNYRIDTPFVTRIDRLRDDFNNSVAKLNVALSTVGQNARAIDAGAGEIRQSADDLARRTEQQAASVEETAAALEEITTTVKDSARRAEEVGRLVDRARNNAEQSGIIVEDAVRAMEGIEKSSSEISNIIGVIDEIAFQTNLLALNAGVEAARAGEAGKGFAVVAQEVRELAQRSANAAKEIKTLINASTSQVQSGVDLVGNAGKALETIVREVQEINRHIDAIVTSSREQSTGLQEINTAINTIDQGTQQNAAMVEEQTAASHGLASEAAALNDLLAQFQLATATRRQAEYGRAA, from the coding sequence ATGACGCGCATTCTGTTTGCGGCGTCATCGCTTGTCGTCGCCGCCTTTGCAGGCTTTTCTTTCTACATCGATAGCCTCCAGCATCGGGTGACGACGGAAGCCGTGGCGGAAAACATTGATTCTTCCGGCAAACAGGCCGCCCAGAGCATCGCCAACTGGCTGAACGGCCGCATCATGCTGACCGACACGGTGGCGAAAACGCTTGCCAAGCTTTCCGATGACGACGCCAAGGTGCAGTTCCTGCAGAACGATGTTCTGACGGCACAATTCATGTCCACCTATTTCGGCAATGCCGAAACCGGCAGCTTCACGACCTTCCCGAAATTGCCGCTGCCGGAAGGTTATGACCCGCGCAAGCGCCCCTGGTATCTGGATGCCGTCAAGGCCGGCAAGCCTGTGCTGACCGAACCCTATAGCGATGCCTCGACCGGCGGCCTCATCATCACCGCCGCCATTCCCGTTTCCATCGACGGCAAGCTTGCCGGCGTTACCGGCAGCGACTTCTCGCTGGAATCGCTGGTCAACATGATCAAATCGGTCGATGCCGGCACGGATGGATATGCATTCCTCGTCAGCAAGGAGGGCAAGATCCTTATTCACCCCGATCCGAAATTTGTCGACAAGCCGATTACCGATCTCTTCAAGGTCGACACACCGGCGATTTCCTCGGCAATTTCGCAGACGGAGATCGACGGCAAGGGCAAGATCACCAGCTTCATCCCGGTCGCCGGCCTGCCTTCGGTCGACTGGTATCTCGGTTTCGTGGTCGATTCCGATGTCGCCTACAGCGCAATCGGCCAGTTCCGTCTGGCGGCAACCATAGCCACCATTCTCGCTGCCGCCATCATGATCGGCCTGCTTGCCACCGTGCTCAGCCGTTTCATCGTTCGCCCGGTCACGCAGATGACCGCCGCAATGGAAGGCCTTGCGGCCGGCAATCTCAACGTCACCATTCCGGGCCAGGAACGCACCGACCAGATCGGCTCAATGGCCGCGGCAGTCGCCGTATTCAGATCGAACGCCACGGAGCGTCTGCGCCTCGAAGGTGACGCCGAGCAGAACCGCACGCTTTCCGAACAGGAACGCAACGACCGCGAAAGACTGGCGGCTAAAGACGCGGCAGACATCCAGTTCGCGGTCGATTCGCTCGCCAAGGGGCTGGCACATCTTTCGAACGGCGATCTCAACTACCGCATCGACACGCCTTTCGTGACCCGCATCGACCGGCTGCGCGATGATTTCAACAATTCCGTCGCCAAGCTCAATGTTGCCTTGAGCACCGTTGGCCAGAATGCGCGGGCAATCGACGCCGGTGCGGGAGAAATCCGCCAGTCCGCCGACGATCTGGCGCGGCGCACCGAGCAACAGGCAGCCTCCGTGGAAGAGACTGCAGCGGCACTCGAGGAAATCACCACGACGGTCAAGGATTCCGCCCGCCGTGCCGAAGAAGTCGGTCGTCTCGTTGACCGCGCGCGCAACAATGCCGAACAATCCGGCATCATCGTTGAAGACGCCGTTCGCGCCATGGAAGGCATCGAAAAATCATCCTCCGAGATCAGCAACATCATCGGCGTGATCGACGAAATCGCCTTCCAGACCAACCTTCTGGCGCTGAATGCCGGTGTGGAAGCCGCCCGCGCCGGCGAGGCTGGCAAGGGTTTTGCCGTCGTCGCCCAGGAAGTGCGCGAACTCGCCCAGCGCTCCGCCAATGCGGCCAAGGAGATCAAGACGCTGATCAACGCCTCGACGTCGCAGGTGCAGTCCGGTGTCGATCTCGTCGGCAATGCGGGCAAGGCGCTGGAAACCATCGTCCGCGAAGTGCAGGAGATCAACCGCCATATCGACGCCATCGTGACCTCATCGCGCGAACAGTCCACCGGCCTTCAGGAAATCAACACCGCCATCAACACCATCGATCAGGGCACGCAGCAGAATGCCGCCATGGTCGAGGAACAGACGGCGGCAAGCCATGGGCTGGCCTCGGAAGCAGCAGCGCTGAACGATCTGCTCGCGCAGTTCCAGCTCGCCACGGCAACGCGGCGGCAGGCGGAATATGGGCGCGCTGCGTGA
- a CDS encoding DUF2306 domain-containing protein yields MSLQPLLDAPLAVQFHVLTVVPAAFLGAFVFLRPKGTAVHRLLGKVWVALMIVTSVSTFFIHELRIFYGFSPIHLLSIFTIYGCLQSVYFARRGDIARHMRIMQSVYLGGIVIAGGFTFVPGRIMHEVAFDGKAGLAALSAVALVFAFLFLTVLRKRRRTV; encoded by the coding sequence ATGTCACTCCAGCCTTTGTTAGATGCACCGCTTGCCGTGCAATTCCATGTCCTGACCGTTGTGCCCGCAGCGTTTCTCGGGGCCTTTGTTTTTCTTCGCCCCAAGGGCACCGCCGTTCACCGGCTGCTGGGCAAGGTCTGGGTGGCGCTGATGATCGTAACGTCCGTTTCGACCTTCTTCATTCATGAATTGCGGATTTTTTACGGTTTTAGCCCGATCCACCTGCTTTCCATTTTCACCATATATGGCTGCCTGCAATCGGTCTATTTCGCGCGCCGTGGCGATATCGCACGCCATATGCGCATCATGCAGAGCGTTTATCTCGGTGGTATCGTGATTGCCGGCGGCTTCACCTTCGTTCCCGGACGCATCATGCATGAGGTTGCGTTCGACGGGAAAGCCGGTCTTGCGGCTCTTTCCGCCGTCGCACTCGTCTTCGCCTTCCTGTTTCTGACAGTGTTGAGGAAGAGACGCAGAACCGTATGA
- a CDS encoding DUF2938 domain-containing protein, producing the protein MLELIWRGIAMGIGGTVFMDIWAIVLHRFFGQSAPNWAPVGRWFWHVPKGTIFHDSIATAAPYEHELALGWISHYAVGILYGVVLALIVPASWFSEPSFVQPWIVGIVTVGAGWFLLQPGLGIGWAASKTPNPTKVRVLNLVAHTVFALGMYAVALLLR; encoded by the coding sequence ATGCTGGAACTGATTTGGCGCGGCATTGCCATGGGCATTGGCGGCACCGTGTTTATGGATATATGGGCGATCGTGCTACACCGGTTTTTCGGTCAGTCCGCCCCGAACTGGGCACCGGTCGGCCGCTGGTTCTGGCATGTGCCGAAGGGCACGATATTTCACGACAGCATCGCCACGGCCGCACCCTACGAACACGAACTGGCACTTGGCTGGATTTCACACTATGCCGTCGGCATTCTCTACGGCGTGGTTCTCGCCCTGATCGTGCCGGCATCGTGGTTTTCCGAGCCGTCCTTCGTCCAGCCATGGATCGTCGGTATCGTCACGGTCGGCGCGGGCTGGTTCCTGCTGCAGCCGGGCCTTGGCATCGGCTGGGCAGCATCGAAGACGCCCAATCCCACCAAGGTTCGTGTCCTCAACCTCGTTGCCCACACGGTCTTTGCGCTCGGCATGTATGCCGTGGCGCTTTTACTGCGTTGA
- a CDS encoding zinc metallopeptidase, with protein MEWRGRRQSDNIEDRRGMSAGSGPSGNDPFSRGGMRVPIGRRGGGIGIGGILVILLISWVLGINPLTLLSGGDISLDGGTSQQSGTQQSGTRPQGQSSDETTAFVRTVLAETEDTWSGIFQSAGETYQKPTLVLFSGQVSSACGYASAASGPFYCPGDRKVYLDTSFFKELDQRFGAAGDFAQAYVIAHEVGHHIQNLTGVLPEFNRRRQSMSQVDANKMSVRVELQADCYAGIWGKFTEQKGILETGDLEEALNAAHQIGDDTLQKQTQGYVVPDSFNHGTSAQRMEWFKRGFQSGRVEDCDTFSANI; from the coding sequence ATGGAATGGAGAGGGCGTCGCCAGTCGGACAATATCGAGGACCGGCGCGGCATGTCAGCGGGATCGGGGCCTTCGGGTAACGATCCTTTTTCCCGTGGCGGGATGCGTGTGCCGATCGGGCGTCGCGGTGGCGGTATTGGCATCGGCGGTATTCTGGTCATTCTCCTGATCAGCTGGGTGCTCGGCATCAACCCGCTGACGCTGCTTTCCGGCGGCGATATTTCATTGGATGGCGGCACCTCGCAGCAATCCGGCACCCAGCAGTCCGGCACCCGTCCGCAGGGTCAGTCGTCAGACGAAACGACGGCTTTCGTGCGCACTGTTCTGGCCGAGACCGAAGATACTTGGAGCGGCATTTTCCAGTCCGCTGGCGAAACCTATCAGAAACCGACGCTGGTGTTGTTTTCGGGCCAGGTATCGTCGGCCTGCGGTTATGCTTCGGCCGCCAGCGGCCCGTTCTATTGCCCGGGAGACCGCAAGGTCTATCTCGACACCAGCTTCTTCAAGGAATTGGACCAGCGTTTTGGCGCAGCCGGCGATTTCGCTCAGGCTTACGTGATTGCGCATGAGGTGGGCCACCACATCCAGAACCTGACCGGCGTCCTGCCGGAGTTCAACCGCCGCCGCCAGTCGATGAGCCAGGTGGATGCCAACAAGATGTCCGTGCGTGTGGAGCTTCAGGCGGATTGTTATGCCGGCATCTGGGGCAAGTTCACCGAGCAGAAGGGCATTCTCGAAACCGGCGACCTCGAGGAAGCGCTCAATGCCGCCCACCAGATCGGCGACGACACCCTGCAAAAGCAGACTCAAGGCTATGTGGTGCCGGATAGTTTCAACCACGGCACCTCCGCGCAGCGCATGGAATGGTTCAAGCGCGGTTTCCAGAGCGGCCGTGTCGAGGATTGCGACACCTTCTCGGCGAATATCTGA